One Myxococcota bacterium genomic region harbors:
- the murG gene encoding undecaprenyldiphospho-muramoylpentapeptide beta-N-acetylglucosaminyltransferase: MALTVLLAGGGTGGHIFPALALADAIRKAEPDADVRFVGTARGLETKYVPAAGYPLELVPSAQVTGRGLWRGLSGMVTGLYGIWVARGQLQAHRPDLVIGVGGYASVGAVAAAVTLGIPTALLEPNARPGRANRLLGRFARRSFVAFEDAIPYFPAGRAVLSGRPVRALPKAGAGCPRDPRTGVTRLLVTGASQGARSVNRALAAALPRLAQIPGLEITHQTGASGLEETRAAYQAAGVRADVAAFFDDLPERMARADLVVARAGGTVAEICVAGVASVLVPYPFAADDHQMANARELERHGACVVIPDAEAAQRLGDAVVSLLGDPARRARMAAAALSRARPDAARDIWLACKELLRGGGR, encoded by the coding sequence ATGGCGCTGACGGTCCTGCTCGCGGGCGGCGGCACCGGCGGCCACATCTTCCCGGCGCTCGCGCTGGCCGACGCGATCCGCAAGGCGGAGCCCGACGCCGACGTGCGCTTCGTGGGCACGGCGCGCGGGCTCGAGACGAAGTACGTGCCGGCCGCGGGCTACCCGCTCGAGCTCGTGCCCAGCGCGCAAGTGACTGGCCGCGGGCTGTGGCGCGGTCTCTCCGGCATGGTCACGGGCCTGTACGGCATCTGGGTGGCGCGCGGGCAGCTCCAGGCGCATCGCCCGGACCTCGTGATCGGCGTGGGCGGCTACGCTTCGGTGGGCGCGGTGGCCGCGGCAGTCACGCTCGGCATCCCCACGGCGCTGCTCGAGCCCAACGCGCGCCCGGGCCGCGCCAACCGGCTCCTGGGCCGCTTCGCGCGCCGCAGCTTCGTGGCCTTCGAGGACGCGATCCCGTACTTCCCGGCGGGCCGCGCCGTGCTGTCGGGCCGCCCGGTGCGGGCCCTGCCCAAGGCCGGAGCCGGCTGCCCACGCGACCCTCGGACGGGAGTGACTCGCCTGCTCGTGACCGGCGCGAGCCAGGGCGCGCGCTCGGTGAATCGCGCGCTCGCGGCCGCGCTGCCGCGGCTCGCGCAGATTCCCGGGCTCGAGATCACGCACCAGACCGGCGCCTCGGGCCTCGAGGAGACACGCGCCGCGTACCAGGCCGCCGGCGTGCGCGCCGACGTGGCCGCGTTCTTCGACGACCTGCCCGAGCGCATGGCGCGCGCCGACCTGGTGGTGGCCCGCGCGGGCGGCACGGTGGCCGAGATCTGCGTGGCGGGCGTGGCTTCGGTGCTGGTGCCCTACCCGTTCGCCGCCGACGACCACCAGATGGCGAACGCGCGCGAGCTCGAGCGCCACGGGGCGTGCGTGGTGATTCCCGACGCCGAGGCCGCGCAGCGCCTGGGCGACGCGGTCGTGTCACTGCTCGGCGACCCCGCGCGGCGCGCGCGCATGGCCGCCGCGGCGCTGTCGCGCGCCCGGCCCGACGCGGCGCGCGACATCTGGCTGGCCTGCAAGGAGCTCTTGCGCGGAGGCGGGCGATGA
- the murC gene encoding UDP-N-acetylmuramate--L-alanine ligase produces MRRRVQRVHFVGIGGVGMSGLAEILHVQGYSVSGSDLRESAATRRMRELGIRISIGHDATAVDGADVVVFSSAVPRNNPELRAAELATIPVIPRAELLSELMRMKYGVAIGGSAGKTTTTSMTAEVLAAGGLDPTTIVGGRVISLGANSRLGEGEVLVAEADESDGSFLRLVPTVVVITNIDRDHLDHYGSFENLHAAFVEFANRVPFYGAAVLCIDDPHVQTLLPLVTRRAWTYGLSPQADVSAERVETAGLGMRFAVRTHGQPLASFSLRVPGRHNVQNALAAIAVGLEFDVPVPKIQQALAGFRGVERRFEIKGERDGIMVIDDYSHHPAKVRAALAAAREGLGRRILVAYQPHRYSRTRDVFDELARAFHDADVVLLTEIYAAGEEKIPGVSAEALAEAVRACGHRACEFVPEKSAIVPRLRELARPGDLVFFMGAGDIGRLASEFLAGDGGGSGT; encoded by the coding sequence ATGAGACGGCGCGTACAGCGCGTGCACTTCGTGGGCATCGGCGGCGTGGGCATGTCGGGCCTGGCCGAGATACTGCACGTGCAAGGCTACTCGGTGTCGGGCTCCGACCTGCGCGAGAGCGCCGCCACGCGCCGCATGCGCGAGCTCGGCATCCGCATTTCGATCGGCCACGACGCGACCGCCGTCGACGGCGCGGACGTGGTGGTGTTCTCCTCGGCGGTCCCGCGCAACAACCCGGAGCTGCGCGCCGCCGAGCTCGCGACTATTCCCGTGATTCCGCGCGCCGAGCTCCTGTCCGAGCTCATGCGCATGAAGTACGGCGTGGCGATCGGCGGCTCGGCGGGCAAGACGACGACCACCTCGATGACCGCCGAGGTGCTGGCCGCGGGCGGGCTCGACCCGACCACGATCGTGGGCGGGCGCGTGATCAGCCTGGGCGCGAACTCGCGCCTGGGCGAGGGAGAGGTGCTGGTCGCCGAGGCCGACGAGAGCGACGGCTCGTTCCTGCGGCTCGTGCCCACGGTCGTGGTGATCACGAACATCGACCGCGACCACCTCGATCACTACGGCAGCTTCGAGAACCTGCACGCCGCGTTCGTCGAGTTCGCCAACCGCGTGCCGTTCTACGGCGCCGCGGTGCTGTGCATCGACGACCCGCACGTGCAGACCCTGCTGCCACTGGTGACTCGCCGCGCCTGGACCTACGGACTGTCTCCCCAGGCCGACGTGTCGGCCGAGCGGGTCGAGACGGCGGGCCTGGGCATGCGCTTCGCGGTGCGCACCCACGGCCAGCCGCTCGCGAGCTTCAGCCTGCGCGTTCCCGGCAGACACAACGTGCAGAATGCGCTCGCGGCGATCGCGGTCGGGCTCGAGTTCGACGTGCCGGTCCCCAAGATCCAGCAGGCGCTCGCCGGCTTCCGCGGCGTGGAGCGGCGCTTCGAGATCAAGGGCGAGCGCGACGGCATCATGGTGATCGACGACTACTCGCACCATCCCGCGAAGGTGCGCGCGGCGCTGGCCGCGGCGCGCGAGGGGCTGGGCCGGCGCATCCTCGTGGCCTATCAGCCGCACCGCTACTCGCGCACGCGCGACGTGTTCGACGAGCTGGCGCGCGCCTTCCACGACGCCGACGTCGTGCTGCTCACCGAGATCTACGCCGCCGGCGAGGAGAAGATCCCCGGCGTGTCCGCCGAGGCGCTCGCCGAGGCCGTGCGCGCCTGTGGCCACCGCGCGTGTGAGTTCGTGCCCGAGAAGTCTGCGATCGTGCCGCGCCTGCGCGAGCTCGCGCGCCCGGGCGACCTGGTGTTCTTCATGGGCGCGGGAGACATCGGCCGGCTCGCCAGCGAGTTCCTGGCCGGAGATGGAGGGGGCTCTGGGACTTGA
- the murB gene encoding UDP-N-acetylmuramate dehydrogenase, translating into MEGALGLDRSLAEELSALVPGRVSGGESLAEWTSLRVGGPADALAAVESRDELARIVDFCRARGVPLLVLGGGFNLLVRDGGVRGVVVRLAGLRGLALDAQGGLRAEAGASHSQVTRFAAERGRAGLEFAIGIPGTVGGWIAMNAGTRAREVKDVVTSVELFDPAAGRALTRARAELAFHYRRTELPPGAVVLAASFATTPDEPEAIRARQKQLMAERRATQPVDQPSCGSVFVNPPGDFAGRLIEAAGLKGTRIGGACISPLHGNFIVTESGARAADVLALIERARTVVRERTGVSLQTEVKIVGEDA; encoded by the coding sequence ATGGAGGGGGCTCTGGGACTTGACCGGTCACTCGCCGAAGAGCTCTCCGCGCTGGTCCCGGGACGCGTCTCGGGCGGCGAGTCACTCGCGGAGTGGACGTCGCTGCGCGTGGGCGGCCCGGCCGACGCGCTGGCGGCGGTCGAGAGCCGCGACGAGCTGGCGCGCATCGTCGACTTCTGCCGCGCGCGCGGCGTGCCGCTCCTGGTGCTGGGCGGCGGGTTCAACCTCTTGGTGCGCGACGGCGGCGTGCGCGGCGTGGTCGTGCGGCTCGCCGGCCTGCGCGGGCTCGCGCTCGACGCGCAGGGGGGCCTGCGCGCCGAGGCCGGCGCGAGTCACTCGCAGGTCACGCGCTTCGCGGCCGAGCGCGGCCGCGCGGGGCTCGAGTTCGCGATCGGCATTCCGGGCACGGTGGGCGGCTGGATCGCCATGAACGCCGGCACGCGCGCGCGCGAGGTGAAGGACGTGGTGACCTCGGTCGAGCTCTTCGACCCGGCGGCCGGTCGCGCGCTGACCCGTGCGCGCGCCGAGCTGGCCTTCCACTACCGCAGGACCGAGCTCCCGCCGGGCGCCGTGGTGCTCGCGGCCAGCTTCGCCACCACGCCGGACGAGCCCGAGGCGATCCGCGCGCGGCAGAAGCAGCTCATGGCCGAGCGGCGCGCGACCCAGCCGGTCGACCAGCCGAGCTGCGGCTCGGTGTTCGTGAATCCGCCCGGTGACTTCGCGGGCCGCCTGATCGAGGCGGCCGGGCTCAAGGGCACGCGCATCGGCGGGGCCTGCATCTCTCCCCTGCACGGCAACTTCATCGTCACCGAGAGCGGCGCACGCGCGGCCGACGTGCTGGCGCTGATCGAGCGCGCGCGGACGGTCGTCCGCGAGCGCACCGGCGTGTCACTCCAGACCGAGGTGAAGATCGTGGGAGAAGACGCATGA
- a CDS encoding FtsQ-type POTRA domain-containing protein, with translation MTARRLDGAALPRGLKRALALVAVVFALLWARHHGYLEAHGLGELARGELFRLHHVEFVGVRALDHDSLWKLTGIAANTPLVDLDPARASSALAKHPRIAHARAMRIPPDRLVIAVTERTPIAFELRSGLALDQSGARFPALPGEAERLPQLTGEPRFALPVVAAARDTGLNLASVEAASASEIHVRTLGNPVRLVVGRDARASFADWRQLSDSDVVESTGAQEVDLRFRSNPVLRDLHKPAGGENGETR, from the coding sequence ATGACCGCCCGCAGGCTGGACGGCGCGGCGCTGCCGCGCGGGCTGAAACGGGCGCTCGCTCTGGTGGCCGTGGTCTTCGCCCTGCTCTGGGCGCGCCACCACGGCTATCTCGAAGCGCACGGGCTGGGCGAGCTGGCGCGCGGCGAGCTGTTCCGCCTGCACCACGTGGAGTTCGTGGGCGTGCGCGCGCTCGACCACGACTCACTGTGGAAGCTGACCGGGATCGCCGCGAACACCCCGCTCGTCGACCTCGACCCGGCGCGCGCCTCGAGCGCGCTGGCCAAGCACCCGCGCATCGCGCACGCGCGCGCCATGCGCATCCCGCCCGATCGCCTGGTGATCGCGGTCACCGAGCGCACGCCCATCGCGTTCGAGCTGCGCAGCGGCCTCGCGCTCGACCAGAGCGGCGCGCGTTTCCCCGCGCTGCCCGGCGAGGCCGAAAGACTCCCGCAGCTCACCGGTGAGCCGCGCTTCGCCCTGCCGGTGGTGGCCGCCGCGCGCGACACGGGCCTGAACCTCGCGAGCGTCGAGGCGGCCAGCGCCTCCGAGATCCACGTGCGCACCCTGGGCAACCCCGTGCGCCTGGTGGTGGGCCGCGACGCGCGCGCCTCGTTTGCGGATTGGCGCCAGCTCTCCGACAGCGACGTCGTCGAGAGCACGGGCGCACAGGAAGTCGATCTGCGTTTCAGGAGCAATCCGGTCTTGCGCGATCTGCACAAGCCGGCAGGAGGAGAGAATGGCGAAACACGATGA